A DNA window from Enterobacter asburiae contains the following coding sequences:
- a CDS encoding PhzF family phenazine biosynthesis protein: MQEIDFYLVDAFSDKTFGGNAAAVCPLEEWLPDETLLKMAQQHNQSETAFFVRTDGGFELRWFTTLDEINLCGHATLAASHVIFEYLDYPHTEITFTTRFVGELTVKRSGDWLTLNFPAWSTEVVENPPEVLFSALGITEAKEVRVGRDYMVVLESQQQVEALTPDIGAMLPLDKMVCVTAPGEEYDFVSRFFCPGEGVPEDPVTGSAHSMLIPYWSEKLGKTSLNARQVSYRGGDLRCELKGDRVLIGGQATLYLKGRIFLR, from the coding sequence ATGCAGGAAATTGATTTTTATCTGGTGGATGCCTTCAGCGATAAAACCTTTGGCGGCAACGCCGCAGCGGTATGTCCTCTGGAAGAGTGGCTGCCGGACGAAACGCTGCTCAAAATGGCGCAACAGCATAACCAGTCTGAGACCGCCTTTTTCGTGCGCACCGACGGCGGGTTTGAGCTGCGCTGGTTCACCACGCTGGATGAAATTAACCTGTGCGGTCACGCTACGCTTGCCGCATCGCACGTCATTTTCGAATACCTTGATTATCCGCATACCGAAATCACCTTCACCACGCGCTTCGTGGGCGAGCTGACCGTCAAGCGCAGCGGCGACTGGCTGACGCTGAACTTCCCCGCGTGGTCGACGGAAGTCGTCGAAAACCCACCTGAGGTGCTGTTTAGCGCGCTGGGCATCACGGAGGCGAAAGAGGTGCGCGTCGGACGCGATTACATGGTGGTGCTGGAGAGCCAGCAGCAGGTGGAAGCGTTAACGCCGGATATTGGGGCCATGCTTCCGCTGGATAAAATGGTCTGCGTGACGGCGCCGGGAGAAGAATATGACTTCGTCAGCCGCTTCTTCTGCCCTGGCGAAGGGGTGCCGGAAGATCCCGTCACCGGATCCGCCCACAGCATGCTGATCCCTTACTGGAGCGAAAAGCTGGGCAAAACGTCACTCAATGCCCGCCAGGTGTCATACCGTGGCGGGGATCTGCGCTGCGAGCTGAAGGGCGACCGCGTGCTGATTGGCGGCCAGGCTACGCTGTACCTGAAAGGGCGAATCTTCCTGCGCTAG
- a CDS encoding PhzF family phenazine biosynthesis protein encodes MQEIDFYLVDAFSDTSFGGNPAAVCPLKEWLPDETLLKMAQQHNQSETAFFVCSKGGIELRWFTTLTEVNLCGHATLAAAHVLFTELDYPDSRIHFDTASGRLTVSREGEWMTLDFPACPTHQETPPPEMLSALGISRYVEARKGRAWLIVLENRQQVEALAPRFSVMTPGEHKVSVTARGEGKYDFVSRFFSPGVSVPEDPVTGSAHTMLIPYWSEKLGKTTMFARQVSARGGDVRCELKGSRVLMSGQATLYLKGTVFLR; translated from the coding sequence ATGCAGGAGATTGATTTTTATCTGGTAGATGCGTTCAGCGACACCTCGTTTGGCGGCAATCCGGCCGCCGTTTGCCCGCTCAAGGAATGGTTACCCGATGAGACCTTGCTGAAAATGGCGCAGCAGCATAATCAGTCGGAAACGGCTTTTTTCGTCTGCAGTAAAGGGGGCATTGAGCTACGCTGGTTTACCACGCTTACCGAAGTCAATCTCTGCGGCCACGCTACGCTGGCGGCCGCGCACGTGCTGTTTACCGAGCTGGATTACCCGGATTCGCGGATCCACTTTGATACCGCCTCTGGCCGCCTCACCGTCAGCCGGGAGGGGGAGTGGATGACGCTGGACTTTCCTGCATGCCCAACCCATCAGGAGACACCCCCGCCGGAGATGCTCTCGGCGCTGGGTATCAGCCGCTACGTTGAAGCCCGTAAAGGGCGCGCATGGCTGATCGTTCTGGAAAATCGCCAGCAGGTTGAAGCGCTTGCGCCGCGCTTCTCGGTGATGACGCCGGGCGAGCATAAGGTGAGCGTTACGGCGCGCGGTGAGGGGAAATATGATTTTGTCAGCCGCTTTTTCTCACCGGGCGTTTCCGTCCCGGAAGACCCGGTCACCGGCTCCGCGCACACCATGCTGATCCCATACTGGAGCGAAAAGCTGGGCAAAACCACGATGTTCGCCCGTCAGGTATCAGCGCGCGGCGGCGATGTACGCTGTGAGCTGAAAGGTTCGCGCGTGCTGATGAGCGGGCAGGCCACGCTTTATCTGAAAGGCACAGTTTTTCTGCGCTAA
- a CDS encoding sugar transporter — MTTNTVSRRVAWLRVVTLAIAAFIFNTTEFVPVGLLSDIAESFQMETAQVGIMLTIYAWVVALMSLPFMLLTSQMERRRLLIGLFVLFIASHVLSFMAWNFTVLVISRIGIAFAHAVFWSITASLAIRLAPAGKRAQALSLIATGTALAMVLGLPIGRIVGQYFGWRTTFFAIGMGALVTLVCLIKLLPALPSEHSGSLKSLPLLMRRPALLGIYLLTVIVVTAHYTAYSYIEPFVQVVAGFSANFATVLLLILGGAGIIGSVLFGKLGNRHASTLVSCAIGLLLACLLLLMPAAGSESHLAILSLCWGVAIMIIGLGMQVKVLALAPDATDVAMSLFSGIFNLGIGAGALVGNQVILHVSMSAIGYLGAIPALVALVWSVLIFRKWPVALEEQGQHG, encoded by the coding sequence ATGACAACGAACACAGTTTCCCGCAGGGTTGCGTGGCTACGCGTGGTCACGCTGGCCATTGCCGCGTTTATTTTTAACACCACAGAATTTGTTCCGGTTGGGCTGTTGTCTGACATCGCTGAAAGTTTCCAGATGGAAACGGCGCAGGTGGGCATTATGTTGACCATCTACGCCTGGGTTGTGGCGCTGATGTCCTTGCCGTTTATGCTGCTGACCAGCCAGATGGAGCGGCGCAGGCTGCTGATCGGCCTGTTTGTGCTGTTCATCGCCAGCCATGTCCTGTCGTTTATGGCGTGGAATTTTACGGTGCTGGTCATTAGCCGCATCGGTATTGCCTTTGCCCATGCGGTGTTCTGGTCGATCACCGCGTCGCTGGCTATTCGACTCGCGCCAGCGGGTAAACGCGCCCAGGCGCTGAGCCTGATTGCCACCGGTACCGCACTGGCGATGGTGCTGGGTCTGCCGATTGGCCGCATCGTAGGGCAATACTTCGGCTGGCGTACGACGTTCTTCGCCATTGGTATGGGCGCGCTGGTTACGCTGGTATGCCTGATTAAGCTGCTGCCCGCGCTGCCGAGCGAACATTCCGGCTCGCTGAAAAGCCTGCCGCTGCTGATGCGTCGCCCGGCGCTGCTGGGTATCTACCTGCTTACCGTCATTGTGGTGACGGCCCATTACACGGCGTACAGCTACATTGAACCCTTTGTGCAGGTGGTGGCGGGCTTTAGCGCCAACTTTGCCACCGTCCTGCTGTTGATCCTCGGCGGAGCGGGCATTATTGGCAGCGTGCTGTTCGGTAAGCTGGGTAACCGGCATGCGTCAACGCTGGTGAGCTGCGCTATCGGTCTGCTGCTGGCCTGCCTGCTGCTGCTGATGCCTGCCGCAGGCAGTGAAAGCCATCTGGCGATCCTCAGCCTGTGCTGGGGCGTGGCGATCATGATTATTGGTCTGGGCATGCAGGTGAAGGTCCTGGCCCTGGCGCCGGATGCAACGGACGTCGCCATGTCGCTGTTCTCAGGGATTTTCAATCTGGGGATTGGCGCGGGCGCGCTGGTGGGAAATCAGGTAATACTGCACGTATCGATGTCGGCGATTGGCTATCTGGGCGCCATTCCGGCCCTGGTGGCGCTGGTCTGGTCAGTGCTCATCTTCCGTAAATGGCCGGTGGCGCTGGAGGAACAGGGTCAGCACGGGTAA
- a CDS encoding MarC family NAAT transporter, which yields MLDLIKAISLGLVVLLPLANPLTTVALFLGLAGNMNSAERNHQSMMASVYVFAIMMVAYYAGQVVMNTFGISIPGLRIAGGLIVAFIGFRMLFPAQKAHESPEATSKSEELETEPSANIAFVPIAMPSTAGPGTIAMIISSASTVRDSATFPDWVLTLAPPLIFAIIGVIVWASLRSSGAIMRWVGKGGIEAISRLMGFLLVCMGVQFIINGVLEIIKTYH from the coding sequence ATGTTGGATTTAATAAAAGCAATCAGCCTTGGGCTGGTGGTCTTGCTGCCGTTGGCTAACCCGTTAACGACGGTGGCGCTGTTCCTCGGGCTGGCAGGGAACATGAACAGCGCCGAGCGCAACCATCAGTCGATGATGGCCTCGGTGTATGTGTTTGCCATCATGATGGTGGCTTACTATGCCGGACAGGTGGTGATGAACACCTTCGGGATTTCCATCCCCGGCCTGCGTATCGCCGGGGGGCTGATTGTGGCCTTTATCGGTTTCCGCATGCTGTTCCCGGCGCAAAAAGCGCATGAGTCGCCGGAAGCGACCAGTAAATCGGAAGAGCTGGAAACCGAGCCGAGTGCGAATATCGCCTTTGTGCCGATTGCCATGCCGAGCACGGCGGGGCCGGGTACCATCGCGATGATCATCAGCTCCGCATCAACGGTGCGTGACAGCGCAACCTTCCCGGACTGGGTGCTGACGCTTGCGCCACCGCTGATTTTTGCGATTATCGGGGTTATCGTGTGGGCGTCGCTGCGCAGTTCTGGGGCCATTATGCGCTGGGTAGGCAAGGGCGGTATCGAGGCGATTTCCCGTCTGATGGGCTTCTTACTGGTCTGTATGGGCGTGCAGTTTATTATTAACGGCGTGCTGGAAATTATTAAGACCTATCATTGA
- the marR gene encoding multiple antibiotic resistance transcriptional regulator MarR encodes MKSTSDIFNDVVPLGRLIHMVNQKKDRLLNDYLSPLDITATQFKVLCSIRCEVCITPVELKKVLSVDLGALTRMLDRLVCKGWIERSPNPNDKRGVLVKLTSDGAAMCEQCHQLVGQTLHQELTKNLTADEVATLELLLKKILP; translated from the coding sequence GTGAAAAGCACCAGTGATATCTTTAACGACGTTGTTCCGCTGGGTCGTCTTATTCATATGGTAAATCAGAAAAAAGATCGCCTGCTCAATGACTATCTGTCACCGCTGGATATCACCGCAACACAGTTCAAAGTGCTGTGTTCCATTCGCTGCGAAGTGTGTATTACACCGGTTGAGCTTAAAAAGGTGCTCTCTGTCGATCTGGGCGCGTTAACCCGCATGCTGGATCGTCTCGTCTGCAAAGGATGGATAGAACGAAGCCCTAACCCGAATGACAAACGCGGCGTACTGGTGAAGCTGACCAGCGATGGCGCGGCCATGTGCGAGCAATGTCATCAATTAGTAGGACAAACACTGCATCAGGAACTAACAAAAAACTTAACGGCAGATGAAGTGGCAACCCTTGAGCTTCTGCTCAAAAAAATACTGCCGTAA
- the marA gene encoding MDR efflux pump AcrAB transcriptional activator MarA, with protein sequence MSRRNTDAITIHSILDWIEDNLESPLSLEKVSERSGYSKWHLQRMFKKETGHSLGQYIRSRKLTEIAQKLKESNEPILYLAERYGFESQQTLTRTFKNYFDVPPHKYRITSVPGESRYLYPLKHCS encoded by the coding sequence ATGTCCAGACGCAATACTGACGCTATCACCATTCATAGCATTTTGGACTGGATCGAAGATAACCTGGAATCGCCGCTCTCCCTTGAAAAAGTGTCAGAGCGTTCAGGTTACTCCAAATGGCACCTGCAACGGATGTTCAAAAAAGAGACCGGTCATTCATTAGGTCAATACATTCGCAGCCGCAAGCTGACGGAAATTGCCCAGAAACTGAAAGAAAGCAATGAGCCGATCCTTTATCTGGCGGAGCGTTACGGATTTGAATCGCAACAGACCCTGACGCGTACGTTCAAGAACTATTTTGACGTGCCGCCTCATAAGTATCGAATCACCAGCGTGCCGGGCGAATCCCGATACCTGTATCCGTTAAAACACTGTAGTTAA
- the marB gene encoding multiple antibiotic resistance protein MarB encodes MKVTASAALALLVLFSSQTFAEQTPRATQQNNPDTMILPSAHDQSHYDFNHMGAGSDKSDELGVPYYNQHGL; translated from the coding sequence ATGAAAGTTACCGCCTCCGCCGCCCTCGCCTTGCTGGTGCTGTTCTCCAGCCAGACCTTCGCGGAGCAAACCCCTCGTGCAACGCAGCAAAATAATCCTGATACGATGATTTTGCCGTCAGCACATGACCAGTCGCATTATGATTTCAACCATATGGGTGCTGGTAGCGACAAATCCGACGAATTAGGCGTGCCTTATTATAATCAGCACGGCCTCTGA
- the eamA gene encoding O-acetylserine/cysteine exporter: protein MTRKDGLLALLVVVVWGLNFVVIKLGLHNMPPLMLAGLRFLLVAFPALFFVARPKIPLKLLLGYGLTISFGQFAFLFCAIKFGMPAGLASLVLQAQAFFTIILGAFVFGERLQGKQLAGITLAVFGVLVLIEASLNGQDVALLGFMLTLAAGLSWACGNIFNKLIMQHEARPAVMSLVVWSALIPIIPFLAASFILDGPDVMLNSLVEIDLTTILSLVYLAFVATIVGYGIWGSLLGRYETWRVAPLSLLVPVVGLASAALLLDETLSALQLFGAVLIMAGLYINVFGLRVRRATRVSEKA from the coding sequence ATGACGCGTAAAGACGGGCTGCTGGCGTTGCTGGTGGTCGTAGTATGGGGGCTCAATTTTGTGGTCATCAAGCTGGGGTTGCACAACATGCCGCCGCTGATGCTGGCCGGTTTACGTTTTTTGCTGGTCGCGTTCCCGGCGCTCTTTTTCGTCGCCCGTCCGAAGATCCCGTTAAAGCTGCTGCTGGGCTATGGCCTGACCATCAGCTTTGGCCAGTTCGCGTTTCTCTTCTGCGCCATCAAGTTCGGGATGCCGGCCGGTCTGGCCTCGCTGGTGCTGCAGGCGCAGGCGTTCTTTACCATTATTCTCGGCGCCTTCGTGTTTGGCGAACGTTTACAGGGAAAACAGCTGGCGGGGATCACGCTGGCGGTGTTTGGCGTGCTGGTGCTTATTGAAGCCAGCCTGAACGGCCAGGATGTGGCGCTGCTCGGCTTTATGCTGACGCTGGCGGCGGGGCTGAGCTGGGCCTGCGGGAATATCTTCAACAAGCTGATTATGCAGCACGAGGCGCGCCCGGCGGTGATGTCCCTGGTTGTCTGGAGCGCGCTGATCCCGATAATCCCGTTTCTGGCGGCGTCGTTTATTCTGGATGGTCCGGATGTAATGCTGAACAGTCTGGTCGAAATCGATCTGACCACAATCCTGTCTCTTGTCTATCTGGCCTTTGTCGCCACCATTGTGGGCTACGGGATTTGGGGATCGCTGCTGGGGCGTTATGAAACCTGGCGCGTGGCGCCGTTATCCCTGCTGGTGCCGGTGGTGGGGCTTGCCAGTGCGGCACTCTTGCTGGATGAAACGCTGAGCGCGCTGCAGCTGTTTGGCGCCGTGCTGATCATGGCCGGGCTGTACATTAACGTGTTTGGTCTGCGGGTTCGTCGGGCGACGCGGGTAAGCGAAAAGGCATAA
- the ydeE gene encoding efflux MFS transporter YdeE, with translation MKPSLRRSTAALLASSLLLTIGRGATLPFMTIYLTRVYSMSVENIGYALTIALTIGVVFSLGFGILADKFDKKRYMLIAIVAFIAGFVAIPLVDNVTLVVLFFALINCAYSVFSTVLKAWFSDVLTASQKARVFSLNYSFLNIGWTIGPPIGTLLVMYSLQLPFWLAAFCAALPLGFIHFFVQKSVALDTAEEKMPWQPSVLLKDRALFWYTLSGLLASYVGGSFATCISQYVLAAHADSNFAEKVVAVVLPVNAAVVVTLQYALGRKISASNIRPLMTLATLFFIVGLGGFMLSGENLVYWGIAAAIFTLGEIIYAPGEYMLIDNIAPPGMKASYFSAQALGWLGAAANPMITGIILTNLPHWSLFVIMMVAIVMAWLMVLRGMSVKAWCETPNVA, from the coding sequence ATGAAACCATCTCTCAGGCGCTCAACCGCAGCGCTGCTGGCGTCGTCATTGTTATTAACCATCGGTCGGGGGGCAACGCTGCCGTTCATGACCATTTATCTCACGCGCGTCTACAGCATGAGCGTCGAGAATATTGGTTATGCCCTGACGATTGCGCTGACTATCGGCGTGGTGTTCAGCCTGGGATTTGGCATTCTGGCCGATAAGTTTGATAAAAAGCGCTACATGCTGATTGCGATCGTGGCCTTTATCGCGGGGTTTGTCGCGATCCCGCTGGTCGATAACGTCACGCTGGTGGTGCTGTTCTTTGCGCTGATCAACTGCGCCTATTCCGTCTTTTCGACGGTGCTGAAGGCCTGGTTCTCCGACGTGCTCACCGCAAGCCAGAAAGCGCGCGTTTTCTCGCTTAACTACAGCTTTCTGAACATTGGCTGGACGATCGGGCCGCCGATTGGCACCCTGCTGGTGATGTACAGCCTGCAGCTGCCGTTCTGGCTGGCAGCCTTCTGCGCCGCGCTGCCGCTCGGATTCATCCATTTCTTCGTGCAGAAAAGCGTTGCGCTGGATACCGCCGAGGAGAAGATGCCCTGGCAGCCGTCGGTATTGCTGAAAGACCGCGCGCTGTTCTGGTACACGCTCTCTGGCCTGCTGGCGTCATACGTCGGAGGATCGTTCGCGACCTGTATTTCGCAATACGTTCTGGCCGCGCATGCAGACAGTAATTTCGCCGAAAAGGTGGTCGCCGTGGTATTGCCCGTCAACGCCGCCGTGGTGGTGACGTTGCAATATGCGCTGGGCCGCAAGATCTCTGCCAGCAATATTCGCCCGCTGATGACCCTCGCCACCCTGTTTTTTATCGTGGGGCTGGGTGGCTTTATGCTCTCCGGGGAAAACCTGGTTTACTGGGGCATCGCTGCCGCCATCTTTACCCTGGGTGAGATTATCTATGCACCGGGCGAATACATGCTGATCGACAACATTGCCCCGCCGGGGATGAAGGCAAGCTATTTCTCTGCGCAGGCGCTGGGCTGGCTCGGCGCGGCGGCAAACCCGATGATCACCGGTATTATCCTGACCAACCTGCCGCACTGGTCGCTATTTGTCATCATGATGGTTGCCATCGTCATGGCGTGGCTGATGGTTTTGCGTGGGATGAGCGTGAAGGCGTGGTGTGAAACGCCCAACGTGGCGTAG
- the zinT gene encoding metal-binding protein ZinT, with the protein MAAHFGKFAMTLGALLVSGQLFAHSHGHQMTEAEQRAANGVFEDKDVKDRALSDWDGTWQSVYPFLMDGSLDPVFKQKAQKDKSKTFDEVKAYYRKGYATDVDAIGIENNVMEFHKGKAVSRCQYDYSGYKILTYASGKKGVRYLFECKDAGSKAPKFVQFSDHTIAPKASSHFHIFMGNTSHEALLKEMDNWPTYYPNEMYKEQVVEEMLHH; encoded by the coding sequence TTGGCTGCACATTTTGGGAAATTTGCCATGACTCTGGGGGCGCTGCTGGTCAGCGGCCAGCTGTTTGCTCACTCGCACGGCCATCAGATGACCGAAGCGGAACAGAGGGCGGCGAACGGCGTGTTTGAGGATAAGGACGTGAAGGACAGAGCGCTGTCTGACTGGGACGGGACCTGGCAGTCGGTCTATCCGTTCCTGATGGACGGCTCGCTGGATCCGGTTTTTAAACAGAAAGCGCAGAAAGACAAAAGCAAAACCTTTGACGAGGTGAAAGCATACTACCGCAAGGGCTATGCGACGGACGTGGATGCTATCGGCATCGAAAACAACGTGATGGAATTTCATAAGGGCAAAGCGGTCAGCCGCTGTCAGTATGATTACAGCGGCTACAAAATACTGACCTACGCATCGGGCAAAAAAGGCGTTCGCTACCTGTTTGAGTGTAAGGATGCCGGCAGCAAGGCACCGAAGTTTGTTCAGTTCAGCGACCACACCATCGCCCCGAAGGCCTCTTCGCACTTCCACATTTTCATGGGCAACACCTCCCACGAGGCGCTGCTGAAAGAGATGGATAACTGGCCGACCTATTATCCGAATGAGATGTACAAAGAGCAGGTGGTAGAGGAAATGCTGCACCACTGA
- the urtE gene encoding urea ABC transporter ATP-binding subunit UrtE, translated as MLQVNELNQYYGGSHILRGVSFEAVTGEVTCLLGRNGVGKTTLLKCLMGLIPAKTGEVIWQGKKITHSKPHQRVHSGVAYVPQGREIFPRLTVEENLLLGLSRFSAREAKQVPDEIWQLFPVLKEMRHRRGGDLSGGQQQQLAIGRALASRPQLLILDEPTEGIQPSVIKEIGQVIRTLANRGDMAILLVEQFYDFAAELADSYLLMSRGTIIQRGRGENMEQEGVRGLVAI; from the coding sequence ATGTTACAGGTTAACGAACTGAATCAGTATTACGGCGGCAGCCATATCCTGCGCGGCGTGAGTTTTGAGGCCGTCACCGGAGAGGTCACCTGCCTGCTGGGGCGCAACGGCGTCGGGAAAACCACGCTGCTGAAGTGTCTGATGGGGCTGATCCCGGCGAAAACCGGGGAGGTTATCTGGCAGGGTAAAAAAATCACCCACAGCAAGCCGCACCAGCGGGTGCACTCTGGCGTGGCGTACGTCCCGCAGGGCCGCGAGATTTTCCCGCGCCTGACCGTGGAAGAGAATCTTCTGCTCGGGCTGTCGCGTTTTTCCGCCCGCGAGGCGAAGCAGGTTCCGGATGAGATCTGGCAGCTGTTTCCGGTGCTTAAAGAGATGAGGCATCGTCGCGGGGGCGATCTTTCCGGTGGACAGCAGCAGCAGCTGGCGATTGGTCGCGCGCTGGCGAGCCGTCCGCAGCTGTTGATTCTCGATGAGCCGACCGAAGGCATACAGCCATCGGTGATTAAAGAGATTGGACAGGTGATCCGCACCCTGGCGAACCGAGGCGACATGGCGATCCTGCTGGTCGAACAGTTTTACGACTTTGCCGCCGAGCTGGCCGACAGCTATCTGCTGATGTCGCGCGGCACCATTATCCAGCGCGGCCGGGGTGAAAACATGGAGCAGGAGGGCGTTCGCGGATTGGTTGCGATTTGA
- the urtD gene encoding urea ABC transporter ATP-binding protein UrtD produces the protein MQPAEGLFTRQLPGDRYREQTDPVLQLEAINVNFDGFQALTDLSLNIGVGELRCVIGPNGAGKTTLMDVITGKTRPNSGRAIYDQSIDLTALEPAAIARQGIGRKFQKPTVFEALTVWENLEIAMKTDKSVWASLRAKLNGEQRDRIDEMLVLLRLSCERDRRAGLLSHGQKQFLEIGMLLVQDPHLLLLDEPAAGMTDAETEYTAELFKTLAGKHSLMVVEHDMGFVETIADHVTVLHQGRVLAEGSLREVQANEQVIEVYLGR, from the coding sequence ATGCAGCCAGCCGAAGGGTTATTTACCCGCCAGTTGCCGGGCGATCGTTACCGTGAACAGACCGACCCGGTGCTGCAGCTTGAGGCCATTAACGTCAATTTTGACGGATTTCAGGCCCTGACCGATCTGTCGCTGAATATCGGCGTGGGCGAGCTGCGCTGCGTGATTGGCCCTAACGGCGCCGGTAAAACCACGCTGATGGACGTCATCACCGGCAAAACGCGGCCAAATAGCGGCAGGGCGATTTACGATCAGTCTATCGACCTGACCGCGCTGGAGCCCGCGGCCATTGCCCGCCAGGGGATCGGCCGTAAATTCCAGAAGCCCACGGTTTTTGAAGCGCTGACGGTGTGGGAAAACCTGGAGATCGCCATGAAAACCGATAAATCCGTCTGGGCGAGCCTGCGGGCAAAACTCAACGGTGAACAGCGCGACCGCATCGATGAGATGCTGGTTTTGCTGCGCCTTAGCTGCGAGCGCGACCGACGCGCCGGGCTGCTTTCTCACGGGCAAAAACAGTTTCTGGAAATCGGTATGCTTCTGGTGCAGGACCCGCACCTGCTGCTGCTGGATGAACCGGCCGCCGGGATGACCGACGCGGAAACCGAATACACCGCCGAGCTGTTCAAAACGCTGGCGGGTAAGCACTCCCTGATGGTGGTGGAGCACGATATGGGCTTTGTTGAGACTATCGCCGACCACGTCACGGTGCTGCATCAGGGCCGCGTGCTGGCGGAAGGTTCGCTTCGCGAGGTGCAGGCTAACGAGCAGGTGATTGAGGTCTATCTGGGGCGCTAA
- the urtC gene encoding urea ABC transporter permease subunit UrtC — MSQPLTLTLARKAPRTTQLAGSLMVVCLLILPFFALLPATHPLALSTWMLTLIGKILCYAIVAVALDLVWGYAGMLSLGHGIFFALGGYAMGMYLMRQAAGDGLPAFMSFLSWSELPWFWWGTQHFAWALVLIVMVPGLLALVFGWFAFRSKIKGVYFSIMTQALTYAGMLLFFRNETGFGGNNGFTGFTTLLGFSVTETTTRIALFLATVLLLLLALGTGFALAKSKFGRILTAVRDAENRLTFCGYDPRGFKLLVWTLSAVLCGLAGALYVPQVGIINPGEMSPTNSIEAAIWVALGGRGTLVGPVIGAALVNGAKSFFTVAMPEYWQLFLGLIFIAVTLFLPRGVYGLFRKGDK; from the coding sequence ATGAGCCAGCCGCTGACCTTAACGCTGGCGCGCAAAGCGCCGCGCACAACGCAACTTGCAGGTAGCCTGATGGTGGTGTGTCTGCTGATATTACCGTTTTTCGCCTTACTGCCTGCGACGCATCCGCTGGCGCTGTCGACCTGGATGCTGACGTTGATTGGCAAGATCCTCTGCTATGCCATCGTTGCGGTGGCGCTGGATCTGGTGTGGGGCTACGCCGGGATGCTCTCTCTTGGGCACGGCATCTTCTTCGCCCTGGGCGGCTACGCGATGGGCATGTACCTGATGCGTCAGGCTGCGGGTGACGGTCTTCCTGCGTTTATGTCGTTTCTCTCCTGGAGCGAGCTGCCGTGGTTCTGGTGGGGAACCCAGCATTTTGCCTGGGCGCTGGTGCTGATTGTGATGGTGCCGGGCCTGCTGGCACTGGTGTTCGGCTGGTTCGCCTTCCGTTCAAAGATCAAAGGGGTCTATTTCTCGATTATGACCCAGGCGCTGACCTATGCCGGGATGCTGCTGTTCTTTCGCAACGAAACCGGTTTTGGCGGCAATAACGGCTTTACCGGCTTCACCACGCTGCTCGGGTTTTCGGTAACGGAAACGACCACCCGTATCGCGCTGTTTCTGGCGACCGTGCTGTTGCTGCTTCTGGCGTTAGGCACCGGATTTGCCCTGGCGAAGAGCAAGTTTGGCCGCATCCTGACCGCCGTTCGCGACGCCGAAAACCGCCTGACGTTTTGCGGCTACGATCCGCGCGGGTTCAAGCTGCTGGTATGGACGCTTTCCGCCGTGCTGTGCGGCCTGGCGGGGGCGCTGTACGTCCCGCAGGTGGGCATAATTAACCCCGGCGAAATGTCGCCGACCAACTCGATTGAAGCCGCGATCTGGGTGGCGCTGGGCGGGCGCGGCACGCTGGTCGGGCCAGTGATTGGCGCGGCGCTGGTGAACGGCGCCAAGAGCTTCTTCACCGTCGCGATGCCGGAATACTGGCAGCTGTTCCTGGGGCTGATTTTCATCGCCGTCACGCTGTTTTTACCGCGCGGCGTCTACGGTCTGTTTCGAAAGGGAGATAAATAA